The following coding sequences are from one Carassius gibelio isolate Cgi1373 ecotype wild population from Czech Republic chromosome B7, carGib1.2-hapl.c, whole genome shotgun sequence window:
- the swap70a gene encoding switch-associated protein 70 yields MLSRDEILKPIWYAFTALDVDRNGKVSKSQLKVLSHNLCTILRIPHSSSALEEHFKDDDEGPVSTQGYMPYLNMFILDKIQANFDFNELNKMCWTLSSPKHISSKHLLISRDDTFKVWCIFNFLSEDKYPLHIVTEELEYFLRRLFGAMGCGWKEDRFEDYKLQLSAKKKDLNAWELIELIGMGHFTKGINTQTLSMAISVVHQELVMDVIKQGYMMKKGHKRKNWTERWFELHLNYMSYYVSEDLVEQKGCISLDRNCCVESLPDKDGKKNLFIIKCVEKSFEISASDKKTKQEWIQAIQDCIVRIRQGLSSPHRESRQKRRELRNRMKAEQETMENRMRQLQLANERKQAQLEAMSKNLQEASMRGDFEEQRRLQTQNELLDQYRRDLEQEKMARMQMEEQVVEKANEVEQYWQRTQELEEMYHQLKKALDDERQAKEDEEALRKLQARLLQEEANKRLELEQIHLQQQQTLSQSRKEKEELERERTEKERALQAAQEQLESLRRQREGAQEEYMAVTRKLERAAHKTKNWKHKVSNHEGLLRTISPGTKGPTRMTNWGQAAFTDTELNEMERIWQENKNRPYDGQ; encoded by the exons ATGCTATCCCGGGACGAAATACTCAAACCCATCTGGTACGCCTTCACTGCTCTGGATGTAGACCGAAACGGGAAAGTATCCAAATCCCAGTTAAAG gTTCTGTCTCACAACCTGTGCACCATCCTGAGGATCCCTCATAGCTCTTCAGCCCTTGAGGAGCACttcaaagatgatgatgaaggacCAGTGTCAACACAAGGATACATGCCCTACCTGAACATGTTCATACTTGATAAG ATCCAGGCCAACTTTGACTTCAACGAGCTGAATAAGATGTGCTGGACTTTATCTTCACCAAAGCACATCAGTAGCAAACATCTGCTCATCTCAAGGGATGATACCTTCAAGGTGTGGTGCATCTTCAACTTCCTGTCTGAAGATAAATATCCACTTCACATTGTCACAGAAGAG CTCGAGTATTTCCTGCGAAGGCTGTTTGGAGCAATGGGTTGCGGTTGGAAGGAGGACAGGTTTGAAGACTACAAATTGCAGCTCAGTGCAAAGAAAAAAGATCTGAATGCTTGGGAACTGATTGAGCTTATTGGCATGGGCCATTTCACCAAGGGCATAAACACTCAGACTCTCTCCATGGCCATCAGTGTGGTCCATCAGGAACTTGTGATGGATGTTATTAAGCAG GGTTATATGATGAAAAAAGGCCATAAGAGGAAGAACTGGACAGAGCGATGGTTTGAGCTCCATCTCAATTACATGTCCTATTATGTGAGTGAAGACCTCGTAGAGCAGAAGGGATGCATTTCACTTGATCGCAACTGCTGTGTTGAG TCCTTACCAGACAAGGATGGAAAGAAAAACCTctttattataaaatgtgttgAGAAAAGTTTTGAGATCAGTGCATCggataaaaagacaaaacaagagtGGATTCAAG CCATCCAGGACTGCATCGTCCGCATAAGACAGGGCCTTTCCTCCCCACACCGAGAATCCAGACAGAAACGCAGGGAGCTGAGAAACAGGATGAAAGCCGAACAGGAGACGATGGAGAACAGAATGAGACAGCTGCAGTTGGCCAACGAGAGAAAGCAGGCCCAGCTGGAAGCCATGAGCAAG AACCTGCAGGAAGCATCAATGAGGGGTGATTTTGAGGAACAGAGAAGACTTCAGACCCAAAATGAACTACTGGACCAATACAGACGAGACCTGGAGCAAGAGAAAATG GCTCGAATGCAGATGGAAGAGCAGGTGGTTGAAAAGGCCAATGAAGTGGAGCAGTACTGGCAGCGTACGCAGGAGCTGGAAGAAATGTACCATCAACTGAAAAAGGCACTAGACGACGAGAGGCAGGCCAAGGAGGATGAAGAAGCCCTGCGCAAACTGCAGGCcag GCTGCTACAAGAGGAGGCAAACAAGAGGCTTGAATTAGAGCAGATTCACCTGCAGCAGCAACAAACCTTATCCCAGTCTcggaaagagaaagaagagctgGAAAGGGAGCGAACAGAGAAGGAACGTGCCCTGCAGGCTGCTCAGGAGCAGCTGGAGAGCCTCAGAAGACAGAGAGAGGGGGCACAAGAGGAATACATG gcCGTTACAAGGAAACTGGAGCGCGCAGCTCACAAAACAAAGAATTGGAAGCACAAAGTCTCTAACCATGAGGGCCTACTTCGAACCATTTCACCAG GCACTAAGGGTCCCACTAGAATGACCAACTGGGGACAGGCAGCGTTCACTGACACAGAGCTGAATGAGATGGAGAGGATTTGGCAGGAGAACAAGAATAGACCATATGATGGACAATAA
- the LOC127962734 gene encoding zinc finger protein 143, whose product MLLAQINQSADFQHEGDAQEVTLCLTESVGIADGDQSMDTVSLQAVTLSDGSTAYIPHNTQESNIVEGQVIQLEDGSSAYVQHIDVQKADESNNWTGSSVCDVVGNESLLLEDARTVQLEDGTTAYIHHTGKDTYEPSTLQAVQLEDGSTAYIHHAVQVSQPNTILAIQTNGTVADLHTEAAIDQETINALEQYTTKIEEIDSYTNSELITGDPHGLVEMQIVLQDQGVRRNAQQPGEKCFQCNYDGCGKLYTTANHLKVHERAHTGDKPYCCDLPGCGKKFATGYGLKSHIRTHTGEKPYRCLEMDCKKSFKTSGDLQKHTRIHTGEKPFLCPFPGCGRSFTTSNICKVHVRTHTGEKPYHCPEPGCNRAFASATNYKNHIRIHTGERPYVCTVPGCDKRFTEYSSLYKHNVVHTPCKPYKCNHCGKAYKQISTLVMHKRSAHNDSEPIEEESEGYFEPPSEAIDDPSLTVSPVKCEDSCPQMDSEISDVTEQHVTFITQDGESQAVGNVITMVTQDGSVITIPPTESLLSSAEAHSVTVVSEDGTERQMTTMIPELSSSRSIQDELSAHPITLLATSNGTQIAVQLNEQTSLEEALRIASSLQGSETAELAN is encoded by the exons ATGCTGCTGGCTCAGATAAATCAGTCCGCAGATTTCCAGCATGAGGGAGATGCTCAGGAGGTGACTCTCTGCTTAACTGAGAGCGTGGGGATTGCAG ATGGCGATCAGAGCATGGACACAGTCAGTCTGCAGGCTGTGACTTTATCAGACGGCTCCACTGCATATATACCTCACAACACTCAAG aaagcAATATAGTAGAAGGACAGGTGATCCAGTTAGAAGATGGGTCTTCTGCTTATGTGCAACACATCGATGTTCAAAAAGCAG ATGAATCTAATAACTGGACGGGCTCATCAGTGTGTGATGTTGTTGGTAATGAGAGCTTACTGCTGGAGGATGCTCGGACGGTGCAGCTGGAGGATGGAACTACTGCTTACATCCACCACACTGGAAAAG ATACATATGAACCCAGTACCCTGCAGGCGGTGCAGTTAGAGGACGGCTCCACCGCTTACATTCATCACGCTGTTCAGGTGTCACAACCAAACACCATTCTGGCCATCCAGACGAATGGCACGGTAGCAGATTTGCACACAGAAGCAGCTATTGACCAAGAAACAATCAATGCTTTGGAGCAGTACACAACCAAG ATTGAAGAAATTGACTCGTACACAAACTCCGAGCTGATCACCGGTGATCCTCACGGGCTTGTGGAGATGCAG ATCGTTCTTCAGGATCAAGGAGTTCGGCGTAATGCGCAGCAGCCAGGAGAGAAATGTTTTCAGTGTAATTATGATGGATGTGGAAAGCTTTACACCACTGCAAATCATCTTAAG GTGCATGAAAGAGCACATACAGGCGACAAGCCGTACTGTTGTGATCTACCAGGCTGTGGAAAAAAGTTTGCAACAG gTTACGGTTTAAAAAGTCACATCAGGAcgcacactggagaaaaaccttaccgCTGTCTGGAGATGGACTGTAAGAAATCTTTCAAGACCTCAGGGGACCTTCAAAAGCACACCAGAATTCACACGG GAGAGAAACCATTTCTATGTCCATTCCCGGGCTGTGGACGATCCTTCACTACCTCAAACATCTGTAAGGTGCACGTTCGCACGCACACaggagagaaaccgtatcactgTCCAGAGCCAGGCTGCAATCGGGCGTTTGCCAGCGCAACCAATTACAAGAACCACATACGGATCCATACAG GTGAGAGGCCGTACGTTTGCACAGTTCCCGGTTGTGACAAGCGATTCACTGAGTACTCAAGTCTATACAAACATAATGTAGTGCACACTCCCTGCAAACCCTACAAGTGCAACCACTGTGGAAAGGCATACAAGCAGATTTCCACACTGGTCATGCACAAGCGTTCAGCGCACAATGACTCGGAGCCTATAGAAGAGGAGTCGGAGGGCTACTTTGAACCCCCTTCAG AGGCTATAGATGACCCCTCCCTGACTGTTAGCCCTGTGAAGTGTGAAGACTCTTGTCCACAGATGGATTCGGAGATCTCCGATGTCACAGAACAACATGTAACGTTTATCACACAAGATGGAGAATCACAG GCGGTTGGGAATGTAATCACAATGGTAACACAAGATGGCAGTGTGATCACCATCCCACCCACTGAGTCTTTACTGTCATCAGCCGAGGCTCATTCAGTGACTGTGGTCTCAGAGGACGGGACTGAAAGACAG ATGACTACTATGATTCCAGAGTTATCATCTTCCAGGAGCATACAGGATGAGTTATCAGCACATCCAATTACACTTCTGGCTACTTCTAATGGCACACAGATTGCTGTTCAG CTCAATGAACAGACTTCACTGGAAGAGGCTCTGAGAATAGCATCATCATTACAGGGAAGTGAAACGGCAGAACTGGCCAATTAA